The Cellulomonas sp. S1-8 genomic sequence CGTCGACGACGGCGACCGCGGTCGCCGCGTTCGGGACCGGCCTGGGCCCCGGGGCGACCGGCATGCTCGGCTACACGGTCCGCGTGCCCGCCACGGGACGCCTCGGCAACCTCGTCTCCTGGACGGACATGCCGCCGGCGACGCAGTGGCAGCCGCACCCCACGGTCTTCGAGCGGCTGGTCGGGGCCGGCGTCCCGGTCACGAGCGTCGGCCCGGCCCGCTTCCACGGGTCCGGCCTGACCGGTGCCGCGCTGCGCGGCGCCGCGTACGCGGCGGCGGAGTCGCTGACCGACCGCGTGGACACCGTGCTGCGCGTGCTGCGCGCTCCCGGGCTGGCCTACCTGTACTGGCACGACGTCGACAAGACCGGCCACCACCACGGCTGGGGGTCCTGGCAGTGGGGCGAGGCGCTCGCCGAGCTGGACGGCGAGCTGGCGCGCCTCGCGCGCTCGCTGCCGCGCGACACGCTGCTCGTCGTCACGGCGGACCACGGCATGGTCGACGTCGACCCCTCCCGTCGTCGCGACGTCGCGACCGATCCCGTCCTGGGCGCGCAGGTCGCGACGACCGGGGGCGAGCCCCGCGCGCTGCACCTGCACGTCGCCCCCGGGGCCGACGCGACCGTCGTCGCGGACCGGTGGCGCGCCGAGCTGGGCGACGACGCGCTCGTCCGCACGCGCGACGAGGCCGTCGACGCCGGCTGGTTCGGACCCGTCGAGGCCCGCGTCCGGCCCGTCGTGGGGGACGTCGTCGTGGCGATGACGGGCGCGGCCACGGTCGTGGACTCACGCACGCAGACGCCCGCGTCGATCGCCCTGCGCGGCGTGCACGGGTCGCTGACGGCGCGCGAGATGCTGGTGCCGCTGCTGGTGCACCGATGAGCCGGTGCCCGGTGCGGGGGAGGTGCTGACGCCCATGGCCGAGCTGGTCTTCTTCTCGGGGACGATGGACTGCGGCAAGTCCACCCTGGCGCTCCAGATGCACCACAACCACGCCGCGCGCGGACGTGACGGTGTGCTGTTCACGCGCCAGGACCGTGCCGGGAGCGCCACCATCTCCTCGCGGCTGGGCCTGCGGCGCCGCGCCGACGAGGTCGACGACACCACCGACTTCTGGGCGGAGGTCGTGACGCGGCGCACGCGCGGGCGCCCGGTGGACTACCTCGTCGCGGACGAGGCGCAGTTCTACACCGCCGCGCAGGTCGAGCAGCTCGCGCGCGTCGTCGACGAGCTGGCCGTCGACGTGTTCGCGTTCGGGATCACCACGGACTTCCGGGCCCGGCTGTTCCCGGGGTCGGCGCGGCTCGTCGAGCTGGCCGACCGGGTCGAGGTCCTGCAGGTCCGCGCGCTGTGCTGGTGCGGTGCGCGCGCCACGCACAACGCGCGCACCCTCGACGGCGTCATGGTCGTCGAGGGCGACCAGGTCGTCGTCGGCGACGTGGGCCTCGACGGCGCCGCCGCGGCGGGCACGGGGGAGGTCGCCTACGAGGTGCTGTGCCGACGGCACCACGTGCGCCGCATGACGGCGCGCGTCGCGCGCGCTGCCGGCCCGTCGGCGCAGACGCTGCTCTTCGACGACGACGCGCGCTGACGCGTCCGACGGCGACACGTCAGGCGGCGCGTCCCACCGGGCACGTCACTCCGGCTTGGCGCCGAAGACGATCTCGTCCCAGCTCGGGACCTTGGCGCGCGTGCGCCGCGGCTTGCGCTCGCCCGCCGGTGCGCGGGCGTCACCGCGCGTGGCGTGGTCCGGGTCGTCCGTTCCGGTACCCGCAGGTGCCGTCGCCGGTCCGGTGGCCGGGGCGGCGCGCTCACCGCGTGGCGGCGTCAGGACGACCGCCTCGCGCGCCGGGTCAGCGTCCACGGGGTGCGCGCCGGGGGCGTCCGCCTCGTCGACGCGTGGCCCGCTCTCGCGGTCGGAGGTGTGGCCGGCCGCGAAGTCGAAGACGTGCTGCGGGCCGAAGCCCTCGAACTCCTCGTCGTCGCCCTCGAGGTCCAGGGGCTGCCGGACCCCGCGGCGGGTGCGCAGCTCGTCGAGCAGCGCGTGCGTCGGCTCGGGCTGGTCGCCGGAGCCGTCGGTGACGGCGTCGAGGTCGAAGACGACGTCGCGGACGGCAGCCAGGTGACGGCGGGAGACGGGCTCGTCGATCTCGGTCTCCGACAGCCAGCGCGCCTCGTCCTCGTCGGCGACGACCGCACGACGCACGGGGTCGTAGGTCCAGCGCGCCTCGCGTGGCTCGTCGGCGACGACGAACCGTGCCAGGACCATCCAGGGTCCCGCGCCCTCGCGGGCGGCGTCCCACGCGAGCGACCCGACGTCGACGCCGCGCGCCGCCAGCCGGTCCGTGACCAGGTCGCCGAGGAGCGGGGCGCCCGAGTCACGGCCGACCCGCGTCCCGCGCGCCTGCTCGGCGATGTACTCGCGCTCCGCGAGCACGGGCCCCTCGTAGCGACGCACCGACTCCACGGTGACCCCCGCGGCGTCGGCGACCTCCCGCGCGGTGGCGCCGGCGCGGATCCGGGACTGGATCTCGCGCGGGCTCAGCGACCCCGCCTGCTCGGAGCGCAGCTGCTCCAGCTGCGGTCGGTCGCGGCGCACGGCGGCCCGCAACGGGTCGTCGATGCGCAGGCGGAAGCGCTGCCCGTCGGGCGCGACCACGACGAGGTGCTCGCCGTCCTCGTGCAGACCGACCAGCTCCAGCTCACCCATACGACCTCCCCGGGCTCCAGGGTGGAGCCTGCCACCTCCGGGCCGTGAACGCGCGCACCCGGCCCGGTGTGCCGCCGGTCGGGCTGCGGTGGGCCAGGATGGGTGCCGTGCTGCCCGATCTGCCGATAGGACCGGTCCTGGAGGTGGCGGGGGTCTTCGTCGGGTCGATGTCCGGCGCCCTCGCCGCCGTGCGCAAGCAGTTCGACGTGTTCGGCGTCCTGGTGCTGGCGTGGGCCGCGGGCCTCGGCGGGGGCGTGCTGCGCGACCTGCTCATCGGTGCCGTCCCGCCCGTCGGCATCAGCGACGTCCGCCTCATGGCGGCGGCGCTCGCCGGTGGCCTGGTCATGTACTTCGGCCACCCGCGGCTCGAGCGGGCACGCCGCTTCATCATCGTGCTCGACGCCGGCGCGCTCGCGCTGTTCAGCGTCGTCGGCACCGTGAAGGGCCTGGAGTACGGCACGACCGCCCTGGCCGCCGTCGTGGTCGGCGTCCTGACGGGTGTCGGTGGCGGCATGCTGCGCGACCTGCTGACCGGCGAGGTCCCCGTCGTGCTCCACCAGCGCGAGCTCTACGCCGTGCCCGCGCTGCTGGGCTCGGCAGCGACCGTCGGCCTGTGGCACCTGGGGTGGGCGGGTGCGGTGGGCCTGACGGCCGTCGCGGCCGGGATCTTCGCGCTGCGGCTCGTCGCGCTGCGCTTCCGGCTGACGGCCCCGGGGCCGTGGCGCGGCGGCAGGTCGTCCGGCAGCCGCTGACGGCACGGGCTGCGGCAGGATGAGCGCGTGAGCGTTCCCCCCGCACACCCCTCCGCCCCTCTGTCCGCCCACAGCGCCGCCGTGCCCGCGCTCGTGGCCGTCGCCCAGGAGGTCGCGCGCGCCGCGGGCAGCCTCGTGCGCGACGGCCGCCCCGCGGACCTCGGCGTGGCGGCCACCAAGTCGAGCGCGGTCGACGTCGTGACCGCCATGGACCTGGCCAGCGAGGAGCTCGTGCGCGCGATGCTGGCCCGGCTGCGCCCCGACGACGGGATCCTCGGCGAGGAGGGCGGCCACGAGCCGGGCACGTCGGGGGTGACCTGGGTGGTCGATCCCATCGACGGCACGGTGAACTACCTGTACGGCCTGCCGGCGTACGCGGTGAGCGTGGCGGCCGTCGTCGGCGAGCCCACGCCCGCGACGTGGACCGTGCTCGCCGGCTGCGTGCACGCCCCGGAGACGGGGGAGACGTGGACCGCCGGACGGGGGCGGGGGGCGACCCTGGACGGCCGTCGGCTGACGCTCGCGGACGCACCCGCGCTGGACCGGTGCCTGCTCGGCACGGGGTTCGGGTACGTCGCCGAGCGCCGTCGGTCCCAGGCGCGTGTGCTCGCCGTGCTGCTGCCGCAGGTGCGTGACGTGCGTCGCATCGGTGCGGCCGCGATCGACCTGTGCCAGGTCGCCACGGGTCGCCTCGACCTCTACTACGAGCGTGGCCTGCAGCCGTGGGACCTGGCGGCGGCGGCGCTCGTCGTCACCGAGGCCGGAGGCGTCGTGCGCGGCCTGCGCGGGCTCCCGGCGGGCCCCGACATGGTCGTCGCGGGGTCGGCCGAGCGGGTCGCGGAGCTGGTCACGAAGCTGGAGGAGCTGGGGGCCGACGACCCCGACCCACCGGGTGACGACGTCGGGTGAGACGGGCGCCTCACACCCGCGGTGCACCGTGCTGACCTGCACAGATGCCGTGAACCGAGGTGCCGCTCGCCACGGCTGCCCAGATGGGCACGTGTCCGTGTTCGCATCCGTGCCCGCGGTGATGCACAATCCGTCCGCGCGGGGGAACAAAACGCTGGCGTGGCGCATTGATCCCGCGTACCACGACCAACTGCTGCAGAAGACGGAGTGTGACGCTCACACATGGCAACCGACTACGACGCCCCGCGCAAGACCGAGGAGGACCTGAGCGAGGACTCGCTCCAGGAGCTCCAGGCTCGGCGCTCCGACAAGAACTCGGGCGTGGTGGACGAGGACGAGACGGAGGCCGCCGAGGGGTTCGAACTCCCCGGCGCCGACCTGTCCGGCGAGGAGCTCTCCGTCCGCGTCCTTCCCCGCCAGGCTGACGAGTTCACGTGCTCGAAGTGCTTCCTGGTGCATCACCGCAGCCAGCTCGCCTACGAGCGCGACAGCCAGCCCGTGTGCTCGGAGTGCGCGGCCTGACCCGATTCACCACCCGACCGGCCGGTCACCCTTCGGGGTGCCCGGCCGTCGTCGTCCCCGGGGGGGCCGCAGGCGTCCCGCCGAGCGCCGCCACCAGCGCGTCGGGCTGACGCGTCGAGACGATCCAGTAGGGCGTGGGGTCCTGCGGGTCGCGCACCTCGAGGCGGACCGCGGTGCCGATCCACGACCGCAGGCAGGCGTAGGCCCGCGCGTCGAGGGCCGGGCCGAGCTCGGTGCGCAGCG encodes the following:
- a CDS encoding alkaline phosphatase family protein: MSTRTRTGTAAPAPQPEAIVTPGSGARSLAHVLPAVADVLGADVPGGPDARTLLGLPTATRVCVVLVDGLGHLNLTERGGHAPFLRSLLASSQVLTSTFPSTTATAVAAFGTGLGPGATGMLGYTVRVPATGRLGNLVSWTDMPPATQWQPHPTVFERLVGAGVPVTSVGPARFHGSGLTGAALRGAAYAAAESLTDRVDTVLRVLRAPGLAYLYWHDVDKTGHHHGWGSWQWGEALAELDGELARLARSLPRDTLLVVTADHGMVDVDPSRRRDVATDPVLGAQVATTGGEPRALHLHVAPGADATVVADRWRAELGDDALVRTRDEAVDAGWFGPVEARVRPVVGDVVVAMTGAATVVDSRTQTPASIALRGVHGSLTAREMLVPLLVHR
- a CDS encoding thymidine kinase; translation: MAELVFFSGTMDCGKSTLALQMHHNHAARGRDGVLFTRQDRAGSATISSRLGLRRRADEVDDTTDFWAEVVTRRTRGRPVDYLVADEAQFYTAAQVEQLARVVDELAVDVFAFGITTDFRARLFPGSARLVELADRVEVLQVRALCWCGARATHNARTLDGVMVVEGDQVVVGDVGLDGAAAAGTGEVAYEVLCRRHHVRRMTARVARAAGPSAQTLLFDDDAR
- the sepH gene encoding septation protein SepH; amino-acid sequence: MGELELVGLHEDGEHLVVVAPDGQRFRLRIDDPLRAAVRRDRPQLEQLRSEQAGSLSPREIQSRIRAGATAREVADAAGVTVESVRRYEGPVLAEREYIAEQARGTRVGRDSGAPLLGDLVTDRLAARGVDVGSLAWDAAREGAGPWMVLARFVVADEPREARWTYDPVRRAVVADEDEARWLSETEIDEPVSRRHLAAVRDVVFDLDAVTDGSGDQPEPTHALLDELRTRRGVRQPLDLEGDDEEFEGFGPQHVFDFAAGHTSDRESGPRVDEADAPGAHPVDADPAREAVVLTPPRGERAAPATGPATAPAGTGTDDPDHATRGDARAPAGERKPRRTRAKVPSWDEIVFGAKPE
- a CDS encoding trimeric intracellular cation channel family protein; translated protein: MGAVLPDLPIGPVLEVAGVFVGSMSGALAAVRKQFDVFGVLVLAWAAGLGGGVLRDLLIGAVPPVGISDVRLMAAALAGGLVMYFGHPRLERARRFIIVLDAGALALFSVVGTVKGLEYGTTALAAVVVGVLTGVGGGMLRDLLTGEVPVVLHQRELYAVPALLGSAATVGLWHLGWAGAVGLTAVAAGIFALRLVALRFRLTAPGPWRGGRSSGSR
- a CDS encoding inositol monophosphatase family protein, translated to MSVPPAHPSAPLSAHSAAVPALVAVAQEVARAAGSLVRDGRPADLGVAATKSSAVDVVTAMDLASEELVRAMLARLRPDDGILGEEGGHEPGTSGVTWVVDPIDGTVNYLYGLPAYAVSVAAVVGEPTPATWTVLAGCVHAPETGETWTAGRGRGATLDGRRLTLADAPALDRCLLGTGFGYVAERRRSQARVLAVLLPQVRDVRRIGAAAIDLCQVATGRLDLYYERGLQPWDLAAAALVVTEAGGVVRGLRGLPAGPDMVVAGSAERVAELVTKLEELGADDPDPPGDDVG
- a CDS encoding DUF4193 domain-containing protein, with the translated sequence MATDYDAPRKTEEDLSEDSLQELQARRSDKNSGVVDEDETEAAEGFELPGADLSGEELSVRVLPRQADEFTCSKCFLVHHRSQLAYERDSQPVCSECAA